The Rubrivirga sp. SAORIC476 genome contains a region encoding:
- a CDS encoding DUF3833 family protein codes for MPPSLPVSSPSNRHRRGLLWGLALLVCGCLPALPHIDSGEAPAFDAVAFFEGSTEGLGTLTIRTRSPQTVRVRSVGTRTPGGGLTLVQSVRLGDAPPSERTWVLRPAGPARWTGTLTDADGPVEAWAEGDRLWIRYSMPRGLSMHQELSLQPGGGLALNLATVRFWGFPIARLTEQIWRMESKSGDSLPDPAPEDPANRDPR; via the coding sequence TTGCCGCCCTCGCTGCCGGTTTCCTCCCCCTCTAACCGACACCGACGCGGTCTCCTCTGGGGCCTCGCCCTGCTCGTCTGCGGGTGCCTCCCCGCGCTTCCGCACATAGATTCCGGGGAGGCCCCCGCCTTCGACGCCGTCGCCTTTTTCGAGGGCTCCACCGAGGGCCTCGGCACGCTCACCATCCGGACCCGCTCGCCGCAGACCGTCCGGGTCCGGAGCGTCGGCACGCGGACGCCCGGCGGCGGGCTGACGCTCGTGCAGTCGGTCCGCCTCGGGGACGCCCCACCCTCCGAGCGGACGTGGGTCCTTCGCCCCGCCGGCCCCGCACGCTGGACCGGCACGCTGACCGATGCCGACGGGCCGGTCGAGGCCTGGGCCGAGGGCGACCGCCTCTGGATCCGCTACTCGATGCCGAGGGGCCTCTCGATGCACCAGGAACTCTCGCTCCAGCCTGGCGGCGGCCTCGCCCTCAACCTCGCCACCGTCCGCTTCTGGGGCTTCCCCATCGCACGCCTCACCGAGCAGATCTGGCGGATGGAGTCGAAATCGGGCGATTCCTTACCCGATCCCGCCCCCGAAGACCCGGCGAACCGGGACCCGCGATGA
- a CDS encoding type 1 glutamine amidotransferase domain-containing protein yields MSTQLQNRTLAILATDGFEQSELMQPKADLEAAGATVHVVSLKDGEIKGWDQDDWGQSVAVDKTVSEATVSDYDALVLPGGQINPDLLRADADAVAFVKAFAEAGMPIAAVCHAPWVVIEAGLAEGRDMTSYMSIRTDLKNAGATVHDKEVVVCQNGPFTLITSRKPEDLDAFGKAIIETVASMEAA; encoded by the coding sequence ATGTCTACGCAACTCCAGAACCGCACCCTCGCCATCCTCGCCACCGACGGCTTCGAGCAGTCCGAGCTGATGCAGCCCAAGGCCGATCTCGAAGCGGCGGGCGCCACGGTCCACGTCGTCTCGCTGAAGGACGGCGAAATCAAGGGCTGGGACCAGGACGACTGGGGCCAGTCGGTCGCCGTCGACAAGACGGTCTCCGAAGCCACCGTGTCCGACTACGATGCGCTCGTCCTCCCCGGCGGCCAGATCAACCCGGACCTGCTCCGCGCCGACGCCGACGCGGTCGCGTTCGTGAAGGCCTTCGCCGAGGCGGGCATGCCCATCGCGGCCGTCTGCCACGCGCCCTGGGTGGTCATCGAGGCGGGCCTCGCCGAGGGTCGCGACATGACCTCCTACATGTCCATCCGGACCGACCTCAAGAACGCCGGCGCGACCGTTCACGACAAGGAAGTCGTCGTCTGCCAGAACGGCCCGTTCACGCTCATCACGAGCCGCAAGCCTGAGGATCTCGACGCCTTCGGCAAGGCGATCATCGAGACCGTCGCGTCGATGGAAGCAGCGTAA
- a CDS encoding TrmH family RNA methyltransferase, which yields MPPHPLVVVAHDIRSAHNVGSIFRTADCAGLAGVVLAGFTATPDHRGVAKTALGAEDAVPWRHVEDVHTAVADLRAEGYTIAALERMPEAVEPPSVPASAFPLALVLGNEVHGVPADVLAEADLVVGLPQYGVKASLNVSVAFGVAAYGLVARARAVLGSG from the coding sequence GTGCCTCCCCATCCCCTCGTCGTCGTCGCCCACGACATCCGCTCGGCCCACAACGTCGGCTCCATCTTCCGCACGGCCGACTGCGCCGGGCTGGCGGGCGTGGTGCTGGCGGGCTTCACCGCGACGCCCGACCACCGCGGGGTCGCCAAGACGGCGCTCGGCGCCGAGGACGCGGTCCCGTGGCGCCACGTCGAGGACGTGCACACGGCGGTGGCCGACCTCCGGGCCGAGGGCTACACGATCGCCGCGCTGGAGCGCATGCCCGAGGCCGTCGAGCCCCCCTCGGTGCCCGCGTCGGCGTTCCCGCTCGCGCTCGTGCTGGGCAACGAGGTCCACGGCGTCCCCGCCGATGTGCTCGCCGAGGCGGACCTCGTGGTGGGGCTCCCGCAGTACGGCGTCAAGGCGTCGCTGAACGTGTCGGTGGCGTTCGGGGTCGCCGCCTACGGGCTCGTGGCGCGCGCGCGCGCCGTGCTCGGATCCGGCTGA
- a CDS encoding neutral zinc metallopeptidase, with protein MLIRPGRSSGNLIDRRGSSGGGGRGVGIGLGGMLLVLIASFFFGVDIRPLLGGGGSSAPPANEQASDPTDEAGQMIDAILVETEEVWGDLYRQSGETYREPNLVLYTDLTPTSCGTGQAAMGPFYCPNDQTVYIDLSFFRQLQRMGAQGEFAIAYVIAHEVAHHVQNLEGLLSASRSNQMSVQTELQADCLAGIWANHARDERGRIVLNETDIQSGISAAAAVGDDAIQRGAGQAVRPESFTHGSSQQRVDAFVGGYRSGDYRVCFS; from the coding sequence ATGCTGATCCGCCCTGGCCGTTCCTCTGGTAACCTCATCGACCGTCGCGGCAGCAGCGGCGGCGGCGGGCGCGGCGTCGGCATCGGGCTCGGCGGGATGCTGCTCGTGCTGATCGCGTCGTTCTTCTTCGGCGTCGACATCCGCCCCCTGCTGGGCGGTGGCGGGTCCTCGGCACCTCCGGCCAACGAGCAGGCGTCCGACCCGACCGACGAGGCGGGCCAGATGATCGACGCCATCCTCGTCGAGACCGAGGAGGTCTGGGGCGACCTCTACCGCCAGTCCGGCGAGACGTACCGTGAGCCCAACCTCGTGCTCTACACCGATCTCACGCCGACCAGCTGCGGCACCGGTCAGGCCGCGATGGGCCCCTTCTACTGCCCCAACGACCAGACGGTCTACATCGACCTGTCGTTCTTCCGCCAGCTCCAGCGGATGGGCGCGCAGGGCGAGTTCGCCATCGCCTACGTGATCGCCCACGAGGTGGCCCACCACGTCCAGAACCTGGAAGGGCTGCTGTCGGCCTCGCGCTCCAACCAGATGTCGGTCCAGACGGAGCTCCAGGCCGACTGTCTCGCGGGCATCTGGGCCAATCACGCGCGGGATGAGCGCGGCCGGATCGTGCTCAACGAGACCGACATCCAGTCCGGCATCTCGGCCGCCGCCGCCGTCGGCGACGACGCGATCCAGCGCGGCGCCGGGCAGGCCGTCCGCCCGGAGTCGTTCACCCACGGCTCGTCGCAGCAGCGTGTGGACGCGTTCGTGGGCGGATATCGCTCCGGAGACTACCGGGTCTGCTTCTCCTGA
- a CDS encoding 4'-phosphopantetheinyl transferase superfamily protein: MTALDLAWRPGANVAASLLRAPEADPALLSHTERERMATFGHPDRQRQFLLGRTAARSLVGATLATRPEAVVLRVGADGAPVVDGVRLSIAHTGHAESVAAAAAVAAGPVGVDLERVARRRPDLWRRILRPDEYGVLEALGGPTDDAQTLLWTLKEAVLKGQRTGFRAGGRSVRLALDADGRPADHGRATADADGSGAWTVAFRRDGDLWLAVAWQAPEDQEKQTR; encoded by the coding sequence ATGACGGCTCTCGATCTGGCGTGGAGGCCCGGTGCCAACGTGGCGGCCTCGCTGCTTCGCGCCCCGGAGGCAGACCCCGCGCTGCTGTCCCACACGGAGCGCGAGCGAATGGCGACGTTCGGCCACCCGGACCGGCAGCGCCAGTTTCTCCTCGGGCGGACCGCCGCGCGGTCGCTGGTCGGCGCAACGCTCGCCACACGGCCCGAGGCCGTCGTGCTCCGCGTCGGGGCGGACGGCGCGCCGGTCGTGGACGGCGTGCGCCTCTCGATCGCCCACACGGGGCACGCGGAGTCCGTCGCAGCGGCGGCGGCAGTGGCAGCCGGGCCCGTCGGCGTGGACCTGGAGCGCGTCGCGCGGCGGCGTCCCGACCTCTGGCGCCGCATCCTCCGTCCCGACGAGTACGGCGTGCTGGAGGCTCTGGGTGGCCCCACCGACGACGCCCAGACGCTCCTCTGGACGCTCAAGGAGGCCGTGCTCAAGGGGCAGCGGACGGGCTTCCGCGCAGGGGGCCGTTCTGTCCGCCTCGCGCTCGACGCTGACGGCCGGCCAGCCGACCACGGCCGGGCTACCGCCGATGCGGATGGGTCGGGGGCGTGGACCGTCGCCTTTCGTCGCGACGGCGACCTGTGGCTGGCCGTCGCGTGGCAGGCACCCGAGGATCAGGAGAAGCAGACCCGGTAG
- a CDS encoding acyl-CoA dehydrogenase family protein, with protein MSSLPMPSAPPVVQRARESFSDFVSAYRDRLTHLFGTRHDVDATGTERGVPPFVIQRFRDVDPLSVFVPQEYGGRGGPIGHGLTMLEETSYHSLPLSLIVGINGGLFLQPVVKYGTEEAKQRVLPSYVRDRKLAGLMITEPDYGSEALSMETGWRATDHDTVKIEGTKHWAGLTGWADYWLLTARPRTKDGGLRRDVDFFIADQNQPGEHVDVEELYPNLGLKMLPYGLNRVDVEVPTSSRLEPTSTGVKMMLDTLHRSRLQIPGMGMGYLRRILDDALVHARERFVGGKALLDYDQVKARLARLQSFVTGTAAMCMETAGTAGIDRDLFGDGLKANAFKTVVTDWMQEAAQSFLQLSGAQGYREDHRAGRALVDSRPYQIFEGSNDILYQQVTESVVKAMRRLKQVDLGAYLRAEPLTARAASTFGESLAFDIDWSMPQRKLVDLGKAISRIVTMEMTIELGERGYSAELVQNMLAETRAEVRSLLETYRSGGLTAVVEDTVAPDWLSRVRLAG; from the coding sequence ATGTCTTCCCTCCCTATGCCGTCTGCGCCTCCCGTCGTCCAGCGCGCTCGCGAGTCGTTCTCAGACTTCGTCTCCGCCTACCGTGACCGGCTGACGCACCTCTTCGGCACGCGCCATGACGTGGACGCCACCGGGACCGAGCGCGGAGTGCCCCCGTTCGTGATCCAGCGCTTCCGCGACGTGGACCCCCTGTCGGTGTTCGTGCCCCAGGAGTACGGCGGCCGAGGCGGGCCGATCGGCCACGGGCTGACGATGCTCGAAGAGACGAGCTACCACTCGCTGCCGCTGAGCCTGATCGTGGGCATCAACGGCGGCCTGTTCCTGCAGCCGGTCGTGAAGTACGGCACCGAGGAGGCCAAGCAGCGCGTGCTGCCGTCGTACGTCCGCGACCGCAAGCTGGCGGGGCTCATGATCACCGAGCCGGACTACGGCTCGGAGGCCCTCTCGATGGAGACCGGCTGGCGTGCGACCGACCACGACACGGTCAAGATCGAGGGCACGAAGCACTGGGCCGGCCTCACCGGCTGGGCCGACTACTGGCTCCTGACCGCTCGCCCGCGGACCAAGGACGGCGGCCTGCGCCGCGACGTGGACTTCTTCATCGCCGACCAGAACCAGCCCGGAGAGCACGTCGACGTGGAGGAGCTCTACCCGAACCTGGGGCTCAAGATGCTGCCCTACGGCCTCAACCGCGTCGACGTGGAGGTGCCCACCTCGTCGCGCCTGGAGCCGACCTCCACGGGCGTCAAGATGATGCTCGACACGCTCCACCGGAGCCGTCTCCAGATCCCCGGCATGGGGATGGGGTACCTCCGGCGCATTCTCGACGACGCCCTCGTGCACGCTCGCGAGCGGTTCGTCGGCGGGAAGGCGCTCTTGGACTACGACCAGGTCAAGGCGCGGCTCGCGCGGCTCCAGTCGTTCGTGACCGGCACCGCGGCCATGTGCATGGAGACGGCCGGCACCGCGGGCATCGACCGCGACCTGTTCGGCGACGGCCTCAAGGCGAATGCGTTCAAGACGGTCGTGACGGATTGGATGCAGGAGGCGGCACAGTCGTTCCTCCAGCTCTCCGGCGCGCAGGGATACCGGGAGGACCACCGCGCCGGCCGCGCGCTCGTCGACAGCCGCCCGTACCAGATCTTCGAGGGCTCCAACGACATCCTCTACCAGCAGGTCACCGAGTCGGTGGTGAAGGCCATGCGGCGCCTCAAGCAGGTCGACCTCGGCGCCTACCTCCGCGCCGAGCCGCTGACGGCCCGCGCCGCGAGCACGTTCGGCGAGTCGCTCGCCTTCGACATCGACTGGTCGATGCCGCAGCGCAAGCTGGTCGACCTCGGCAAGGCCATCAGCCGGATCGTGACCATGGAGATGACCATCGAGCTGGGCGAGCGTGGGTACTCGGCCGAGTTGGTCCAGAACATGCTCGCCGAGACGCGCGCCGAGGTGCGCTCGCTGCTGGAGACCTACCGCTCGGGCGGCCTGACGGCCGTCGTGGAGGACACCGTGGCGCCCGACTGGCTCTCCCGCGTTCGCCTCGCCGGATGA
- a CDS encoding DinB family protein — MIGRPAPDEFGDFYRRYIDLVEGDDLLAALRMPVLANALQDLDPALGAHAYAPGKWTLAQSVQHVIDTERIFATRALRIARGDATPLPGFDQDAYVPLAPVCPLSTLADTLDRLRAATLDLFEAFSEADARRVGTASGSPLSARAAGWIVAGHERHHVQILHERYLAPRT; from the coding sequence ATGATCGGCCGCCCGGCGCCCGACGAGTTCGGCGACTTCTACCGCCGCTACATCGACCTCGTGGAGGGCGACGACCTGCTCGCCGCCCTCCGCATGCCGGTCCTCGCGAACGCGCTCCAGGACCTCGACCCTGCGCTCGGGGCGCACGCCTACGCCCCCGGAAAGTGGACGCTGGCGCAGTCGGTCCAGCACGTGATCGACACGGAGCGGATCTTCGCCACCCGCGCGCTCCGCATCGCCCGCGGCGACGCGACCCCGCTCCCCGGCTTCGACCAGGACGCCTACGTGCCGCTCGCGCCGGTCTGTCCCCTCTCCACTCTCGCGGACACCCTCGACCGGCTCCGCGCGGCCACGCTCGACCTCTTCGAGGCGTTCTCCGAGGCGGACGCGCGGCGCGTGGGGACGGCCAGTGGCAGCCCACTCTCGGCGCGTGCGGCGGGCTGGATCGTCGCCGGGCACGAGCGGCACCATGTCCAGATTCTGCACGAGCGGTACCTCGCCCCGCGGACGTAG
- a CDS encoding TIGR01777 family oxidoreductase, translated as MRYTSRLAVPVPAADLFRWHERPGAFQRLTPPWQPVSLTSHEGIRDGDRAVIRLGTRLVGLDWVAEHGGYDDACLRGDGACQFEDTQLSGPFGAWHHRHSMRPTAEGSILEDDITYELPLAPLSGVVAGVGEAQIERMFAYRHRITHEDLRRHAEAGAEPMTVAITGSSGLIGRALTAFLQGGGHTVVRLVRRREDAASRGPQDEAVYWDVEAGEIDADALARLAPDAVVHLAGEPVTSLDGSAEARRRIWESRTKGTQLLSRALAALPSPPRVLVSASASGIYGDRGDEVLTEASLPGEGFLAEVCQAWEASTAEAEAAGIRVVHTRIGLVATPAGGFLQMLLPITTLGLGGWPGAGASYMPWIALDDVLYAIHHAILDDELAGPVNLSAPAPATSKAFVKTLASVQNRPAVLRVPEGLLRLVGGELVRKEALKSVRMRPAALLDRGFRFATPDLRLALAHLTGHLDSHTL; from the coding sequence ATGCGTTACACGTCCCGCCTCGCCGTCCCGGTGCCCGCCGCCGACCTCTTCCGCTGGCACGAGCGGCCGGGCGCCTTCCAGCGACTCACCCCGCCCTGGCAGCCGGTCTCGCTGACGAGCCACGAGGGCATCCGTGACGGCGACCGCGCGGTGATCCGCCTCGGCACGCGGCTCGTCGGCCTCGACTGGGTGGCCGAGCACGGCGGGTACGACGATGCCTGCCTCCGCGGCGACGGCGCGTGCCAGTTCGAGGACACCCAGCTCAGCGGCCCGTTCGGCGCGTGGCACCACCGCCACTCGATGCGGCCGACCGCGGAGGGCTCCATTCTGGAGGACGACATCACGTACGAACTGCCCCTCGCGCCCCTCTCAGGCGTCGTGGCCGGGGTCGGGGAGGCACAGATCGAGCGGATGTTCGCCTACCGCCACCGGATCACACACGAGGACCTCCGCCGCCACGCCGAGGCCGGCGCGGAGCCGATGACAGTCGCCATAACGGGCTCCTCTGGACTGATCGGCCGCGCGCTGACGGCGTTCCTCCAGGGCGGCGGCCACACGGTCGTCCGCCTCGTGCGCCGCCGGGAAGATGCAGCGTCGCGAGGGCCCCAGGACGAGGCGGTCTACTGGGACGTCGAGGCGGGTGAGATCGACGCCGACGCGCTCGCGCGGCTGGCACCGGACGCGGTCGTCCACCTCGCCGGCGAGCCGGTGACCTCGCTCGACGGCAGCGCGGAGGCGCGGCGGCGCATCTGGGAGAGCCGGACGAAGGGGACGCAGTTGCTCTCTCGCGCCCTCGCCGCCCTGCCCTCCCCGCCGCGCGTGCTCGTCTCCGCGTCGGCCAGCGGCATCTACGGCGACCGGGGCGACGAGGTGCTGACGGAGGCCTCGCTGCCGGGCGAGGGCTTCCTCGCCGAGGTCTGCCAGGCCTGGGAGGCCTCGACTGCCGAGGCCGAGGCGGCCGGGATCCGCGTCGTCCACACGCGCATCGGGCTGGTGGCGACGCCTGCGGGCGGGTTCCTCCAGATGCTCCTCCCGATCACCACGCTCGGCCTCGGCGGCTGGCCCGGCGCCGGCGCCAGCTACATGCCATGGATCGCCCTCGACGATGTCCTCTACGCGATCCACCACGCGATCCTGGACGACGAGCTAGCGGGGCCGGTCAACCTCTCGGCCCCGGCCCCGGCGACCTCGAAGGCGTTCGTGAAGACGCTGGCGTCGGTGCAGAACCGACCGGCCGTGCTGCGTGTGCCCGAGGGGCTCCTCCGCCTGGTGGGCGGCGAGTTGGTCCGCAAGGAGGCGCTGAAGAGCGTCCGCATGCGCCCAGCCGCTCTTCTGGATCGCGGATTCCGGTTCGCCACACCCGACCTCCGGCTCGCGCTCGCGCACCTGACCGGCCACCTCGACAGCCACACCCTCTGA
- a CDS encoding NAD(P)/FAD-dependent oxidoreductase produces the protein MSAPIVIVGAGLSGLACARALTARGVETVVLEADDAVGGRVRTQRQDGFLIDRGFQVLLTAYPEAQAVFDYDALRLGAFAPGAWVRVGGQFQTIGDPFRRPSQAIPTLLAGVGSLADKLKVLRLRQSVRAGTVDDLWRRPEMTTEAALRERYGFSERMIERFFRPFLGGVLLDASLGASSRAFEMYFRRFSEGDAALPAEGIQALPEQLAAALPDGTVRLGARVSGVTRGEVRVEGGDAIPARAVVVAADATGAGALLGQETPAWKGTVQIAWAADAAPVDAPVLLLDGEAGGPLNNVQVVSAVQPTYAPAGQALVTGSVLGTPSLGDDALDAAARTQLRGWFGDTVDGWRTLRVDRVPNALPDLPSLDPPERPPWVREGIYVTGDWRRNGSINGALTAGRHAAEAILADLGV, from the coding sequence ATGAGCGCGCCCATCGTCATCGTCGGCGCGGGCCTGTCGGGCCTCGCGTGTGCTCGCGCCCTGACCGCACGCGGCGTCGAGACCGTCGTGCTGGAGGCTGACGACGCCGTGGGGGGGCGGGTACGGACGCAGCGCCAGGACGGCTTCCTGATCGACCGCGGCTTCCAGGTTCTGCTGACTGCCTATCCGGAGGCGCAGGCCGTGTTCGACTACGACGCCCTCCGTCTCGGCGCGTTCGCGCCCGGCGCCTGGGTGCGCGTCGGGGGCCAGTTTCAGACCATCGGGGACCCCTTCCGGCGCCCGTCGCAGGCGATCCCGACGCTGCTCGCCGGCGTCGGCTCCCTGGCTGACAAGCTGAAGGTGCTCCGCCTCCGCCAGTCCGTCCGCGCGGGGACGGTGGACGACCTGTGGCGCCGTCCCGAGATGACGACCGAGGCGGCCCTGCGCGAGCGCTACGGGTTCTCGGAGCGCATGATTGAGCGCTTCTTCCGCCCGTTTCTGGGCGGCGTGCTGCTGGACGCGTCGCTCGGCGCGTCGAGCCGGGCCTTCGAGATGTACTTCAGGCGGTTCTCCGAAGGCGATGCCGCTCTGCCTGCGGAGGGCATCCAGGCGCTGCCGGAGCAGTTGGCCGCAGCCCTGCCCGACGGCACCGTCCGCCTCGGCGCTCGCGTGAGCGGGGTGACGCGTGGCGAGGTGCGAGTCGAGGGCGGAGACGCCATCCCAGCACGCGCCGTCGTCGTGGCGGCGGACGCGACTGGCGCGGGCGCGCTGCTCGGGCAGGAGACGCCAGCCTGGAAGGGCACCGTCCAGATCGCCTGGGCAGCAGACGCTGCGCCGGTCGACGCGCCGGTGCTGCTGCTCGACGGGGAGGCCGGCGGCCCGCTCAACAACGTGCAGGTCGTTAGTGCCGTGCAGCCGACGTACGCGCCTGCCGGACAGGCGCTCGTCACCGGCAGCGTGCTCGGCACGCCGTCCCTGGGCGACGACGCGCTCGACGCCGCCGCCCGCACCCAGCTCCGCGGATGGTTCGGCGACACAGTCGACGGGTGGCGGACGCTGCGCGTGGACCGGGTCCCGAACGCGCTCCCCGACCTCCCCTCCCTCGACCCACCGGAGCGCCCGCCGTGGGTGCGTGAGGGCATTTACGTCACCGGCGACTGGCGACGCAACGGCTCTATCAATGGGGCGCTCACGGCAGGCCGACATGCCGCGGAAGCGATCCTGGCTGACCTCGGGGTCTGA
- the lysM gene encoding peptidoglycan-binding protein LysM encodes MGLLDFLKDTGKDLFGGKSGNEAETIKSEIEKALGDNVSNLGVRFDNGTVTLQGQAKSVAAKEKAALIAGNVKGVASVHDDGLTVAGAPAATATAGTATASRYYTIKSGDTLSKIAKEQYGDANQYKKIFEANREVIGDPDKIYPGQQIRIPA; translated from the coding sequence ATGGGACTCCTCGATTTTCTGAAAGACACCGGCAAGGACCTCTTCGGCGGCAAGTCCGGCAACGAGGCCGAGACGATCAAGAGCGAGATCGAAAAGGCGCTCGGTGACAACGTCTCCAACCTCGGCGTCCGCTTCGACAACGGCACGGTCACGCTCCAGGGCCAGGCCAAGAGCGTCGCTGCCAAGGAGAAGGCGGCCCTCATCGCGGGCAACGTCAAGGGCGTCGCCAGCGTCCACGACGACGGCCTGACGGTCGCCGGTGCTCCGGCTGCCACCGCCACTGCGGGCACGGCCACCGCGAGCCGGTACTACACCATCAAGAGCGGCGACACGCTCTCGAAAATCGCCAAGGAGCAGTACGGGGACGCCAACCAGTACAAGAAGATCTTCGAGGCCAACCGCGAGGTCATCGGTGACCCCGACAAGATCTACCCGGGCCAGCAGATCCGCATCCCGGCCTGA
- the aroB gene encoding 3-dehydroquinate synthase, which yields MSHSPPAVHVALSGGRSYAVHFEPLAATPMHLREAGVAGSRVLVVTDDTVGPLHLGTLTDALRASEWQVETVSVPAGEASKSLDQLSALYDWALGLGIDRGTPVLALGGGVVGDLAGFAAATLLRGLPLVHLPTTTISQVDSAIGGKTGINHATGKNLLGAFHQPLLVLADPATLDTLPDRAFRSGLAEAVKHALISDTDLAPRLARDWDALMAHDPAVLGPLVRDAAAVKAAVVEADELEAGERAFLNFGHTFGHALEREAGYGTLTHGEAVALGMRAALHLSASLRLDRVADDLGDFAEADRLVRRVAPAPPALDPATLTAAMATDKKRTASGLRFVVLDAVGVPRLADGVPPEMVEAAWRFALRDPDAAEAASPVA from the coding sequence GTGTCCCACTCGCCCCCCGCCGTCCACGTTGCCCTGTCTGGAGGACGGAGCTACGCCGTCCACTTCGAGCCCCTCGCGGCGACGCCGATGCACCTCCGCGAGGCGGGGGTGGCCGGGTCGCGCGTGCTGGTGGTGACCGACGACACCGTCGGCCCGCTCCACCTCGGCACGCTGACGGACGCGCTCCGGGCCAGCGAGTGGCAGGTCGAGACCGTGTCCGTCCCGGCCGGGGAGGCGTCGAAGTCGCTCGACCAGTTGTCGGCGCTCTACGACTGGGCGCTCGGGCTCGGCATCGACCGCGGGACGCCGGTGCTGGCGCTCGGCGGGGGCGTCGTGGGCGACCTGGCCGGGTTCGCCGCGGCGACGCTGCTGCGCGGCCTGCCGCTGGTCCACCTGCCCACCACCACCATCTCGCAGGTCGACAGCGCCATCGGCGGCAAGACGGGCATCAACCACGCGACGGGCAAGAACCTGCTCGGGGCCTTCCACCAGCCGCTCCTGGTCCTGGCCGACCCGGCGACGCTGGACACGCTCCCTGACCGCGCCTTCCGGAGCGGCCTCGCGGAGGCAGTCAAGCACGCGCTGATCTCCGACACCGACCTCGCCCCGCGACTGGCCCGCGACTGGGACGCGCTGATGGCCCACGACCCGGCCGTGCTCGGGCCGCTCGTCCGCGACGCGGCGGCGGTCAAGGCGGCCGTCGTGGAGGCCGACGAGTTGGAGGCGGGCGAGCGGGCGTTCCTCAACTTCGGCCACACGTTCGGGCACGCGCTGGAGCGCGAGGCGGGCTACGGCACGCTGACGCATGGGGAAGCGGTCGCCCTCGGGATGCGAGCTGCCCTGCACCTCTCGGCCTCGCTCCGCCTCGACCGCGTCGCCGACGACCTCGGGGACTTCGCCGAGGCGGACCGTCTCGTCCGGCGCGTCGCGCCCGCCCCGCCCGCTCTCGACCCGGCGACGCTCACGGCCGCCATGGCGACCGACAAGAAGCGCACGGCGAGCGGGCTGCGGTTCGTCGTGCTCGATGCCGTCGGCGTCCCCCGGCTGGCCGACGGTGTGCCGCCGGAGATGGTGGAGGCGGCGTGGCGATTCGCGCTGAGGGATCCCGACGCCGCCGAGGCTGCGTCGCCCGTCGCCTGA